From one Candidatus Thioglobus sp. NP1 genomic stretch:
- a CDS encoding TIGR00730 family Rossman fold protein, which translates to MSLVTVGAELLAAKERLSPYKNNITVFGSARIKSSDPLYQDAYELGKALSDGGYNIFTGGGPGIMSAANKGAYEGKSKSIGLNIKLPQEQDSNPYLDEKFTFGYFFSRKVMLVKYSSACIYFPGGYGTADELMEVLTLMQTNKMDQVPIILYDSGFWEPLLLWIKQAVEKSYINQKHFELLTIVDSIEEIVNVVEKEICL; encoded by the coding sequence ATGAGCCTAGTAACTGTTGGGGCTGAATTATTAGCTGCAAAGGAGCGCCTATCACCCTATAAAAATAATATTACAGTATTTGGTTCAGCAAGGATTAAGTCATCAGATCCCTTATATCAAGATGCTTATGAGCTCGGAAAGGCATTATCAGACGGCGGTTATAACATCTTTACTGGTGGTGGTCCAGGCATTATGAGTGCTGCAAATAAGGGAGCTTATGAGGGTAAGTCAAAAAGTATAGGACTCAATATCAAGCTACCTCAAGAGCAAGATAGTAATCCATATCTTGATGAAAAGTTTACTTTTGGCTACTTTTTTTCAAGAAAGGTTATGCTTGTTAAGTACTCTAGTGCATGTATTTACTTTCCAGGTGGTTATGGAACTGCTGACGAGCTGATGGAGGTTTTAACTCTGATGCAAACAAATAAAATGGATCAGGTTCCAATAATATTGTATGACTCTGGTTTTTGGGAGCCTCTATTATTATGGATTAAGCAAGCTGTTGAAAAATCTTACATTAATCAGAAACATTTTGAACTATTAACAATAGTTGACTCTATAGAAGAAATTGTAAATGTTGTGGAAAAAGAAATATGTCTTTAG
- a CDS encoding HAD family phosphatase produces MSLAIFDLDNTLIGGDSDHLWGEFLCDEGIIFDRQAFEKKNDYFYRQYELGSLDIYAWAEFSFEILAKYSIKELEHLHHKFMQLKIEPIILDKAQNCINNHKANGDTVLVITASNTFVTEPIVKRYGIDHLLATQPEMISGRYSGKILGIPCFQSGKIDNLMPWMRQNDETLEGSFFYSDSHNDIPLLELVDNAVAVNADEILITKAKKHGWQLVDWR; encoded by the coding sequence ATGTCTTTAGCAATTTTTGATTTAGACAATACCCTGATTGGTGGTGATAGTGATCACTTATGGGGTGAGTTTTTATGCGATGAAGGAATTATTTTTGATCGACAAGCATTTGAAAAAAAGAATGATTATTTCTACAGACAATATGAATTAGGATCACTGGATATATATGCCTGGGCTGAGTTTAGTTTTGAGATACTGGCAAAATATTCCATTAAAGAATTAGAGCATCTTCATCACAAATTTATGCAATTAAAAATTGAGCCAATTATTTTAGATAAGGCTCAAAACTGTATAAATAATCATAAAGCAAATGGTGATACTGTGCTTGTAATTACAGCTTCAAACACTTTTGTTACTGAACCTATTGTCAAGCGCTATGGAATAGATCATTTATTAGCAACTCAGCCAGAGATGATATCAGGGAGGTACTCTGGAAAGATTTTAGGGATCCCATGTTTTCAGTCAGGAAAGATTGATAATCTGATGCCTTGGATGAGACAAAATGATGAAACTTTAGAGGGTTCTTTTTTTTACTCTGATTCTCATAATGATATCCCACTGCTTGAGTTAGTTGATAATGCTGTTGCTGTAAATGCTGATGAAATATT